The genome window GACTGCCGCCAATCGGCTCGTCATGGCGATGCACCTTTTAACCGGGCATATCGGTCGACCCGGAGCCACACCGTTTTCTCTGACCGGCCAGCCGAATGCGGGTGGCGGTGTGCGAGACACAGGTGCACTGGCCCACGCGCTACCGAACGGGCGGGTTGTGACCAACGCCGACCATCGGCACGAAATGGAGAAGCTTTGGGGTGTCCCAAGAGGGCGCATCAGTTCGAAGCCGGGCTATCACGCCGTGGCCCTCTTTGAGGCGATGGGACGTGGCGATGTAAAATGCTGTCTGGTGATGTCTACGAATCCAGCACAGTCGCTGCCCAACGCGACGCGCTATCGCAGGGCCATGCAAAAGGCATTTTTGGTGGTTGCCGATGCCTTTCATCGAACGGAGACCACGCAATTTGCCGATGTCCTCCTGCCTGCGGCACTATGGGCCGAAAAGGAGGGTGTCTTTAGCCAGTCAGAGCGCCGCTATCATCTTGTTCCGAAGGTGGTGGATCCGCCCGGTGAGGCCCGTAGCGATCTGGACATCCTAGTTGATCTGGCGAAACGGTTGGGCTATGCCGATCTAACCTCGGCGCGCACCCCGAGGGACGTCTGGGAGGAGTGGCGAAAGATCTCCGCTCACTCAAAGTACAATTTCTTCGGAATCACTTACGAACGCCTAGAAAAAGAGCGGGGTATCCGCTGGCCGTGTCCGACCGAAGATCATCCAGGCACATGCCGCCGATACGTGCCTGGTGAAGACCCCCTGGCTCATGGCAGCGGCCGCCTCGATTTCTACGGACAACCTGACGGACGAGCCGTCATTTGGATACATCACCAGGAAAAACCGAAGGAACCGCGCACTGGCGAATTCCCCCTGACCCTTACTACGGGACGTATTCTGGAGCACTGGCATACGATGACCATCACCGGCAAACTCGATGCGCTGAAGGAGATCCATCCTGATTTTCTGCAAATTCATCCGCAAGATGCTCGTCGCCTCGGCATCGTGGATGGTACCGAAGTCACCGTGCGGAGCCGACGAGGACAGGCCGACTTCATCGCCCAACTGACCGATGCTATTCGACTAGGTGTCGTCTTTGCAACGTTCCATTCAGCCCGACACCTGATCAATCGCGCGACGAACGATGTTTTTGACCCGTTTTCCAAGCAGCCTGAATACAAATTGTGCGCTGTTTCCGTTCAATCGAAAACGGCGAAGTAAGATAAATGATGCAAGAACGTAAGGGCAATACAGTAAACTGCTGGGTGTTGAGTGGCTTCATGCCGCTGTTGATGCTGTGGTCCAGTCCTGTATGGGCACAGAGTGCAGAGCGAGGGCTGTCGGCAGGGGAGTTGATGCGCGGTATTGGGCTCGCCACGACGGTGATTGCCATCGTCAGTCTTATCCTTATCGAGTTCATCTACCGTAAAAGGTTACAGCGAGGCACGTATCATTTGTTGCTGTTGATTGGTCTTTTTATCCTTCCGATGATCGTGATCATGAGCACTACGGCAACAGTCTTAGAGGAGACCAAGACAATTAGCTCTTGTGCCTCATGCCACGTCATGGAGCCGTTCATCAATGACATGACGAACGCTAATAGTGCCACCTTAGCCGCCCGGCACTACAAAAACAAGTGGATCGCTGACCACCAGTGCTACTCGTGTCACACAACCTATGGGGTACATGGCACGCTTGCAGCCAAGCGCGACGGCTTCCGGCACTGGTTGCTCTATGTGACGGGCACGTGGGAGGACCCCATCCAGTACAGTGGCAGTTATCCCAATTCCAATTGCCTTGCCTGCCA of Candidatus Methylomirabilota bacterium contains these proteins:
- a CDS encoding NapC/NirT family cytochrome c, translating into MRGIGLATTVIAIVSLILIEFIYRKRLQRGTYHLLLLIGLFILPMIVIMSTTATVLEETKTISSCASCHVMEPFINDMTNANSATLAARHYKNKWIADHQCYSCHTTYGVHGTLAAKRDGFRHWLLYVTGTWEDPIQYSGSYPNSNCLACHAGTQKFERVKSHNALAPDLATNRVGCFTCHGPPHPVPSERVSIGRTR
- a CDS encoding nitrate reductase; the protein is MAQNKFDHNGLTRRELLRWMGISAGMVFVGPLSGCGELWERQPVIPVEAWHKGVCRFCGTGCGIQIGVRDRKVVNVKGDEYAHNKGRLCIKGILNRDILYVRDRALHPMIRRNGELKQATWDEAMTLVAQRFREDIDQFGPDSVAFYGSGQLYTQESYIANKFFKAGIGTNNVDGNPRLCMASAAAGYISVFGMDEPMGCYEDIDAADCFFITGSNMAECHPVLWERVLDRKRSKPGTFIIVVDPRRTITARHADLHLPILPGMDVALCNAMIHEFIRNGFIDEEMVENYLSFKKGKSVRTSDDLKRHVKQYTPDRVGSMCGVAAKDISEAAFRFASSKATMSLWTMGLNQQSQGTAANRLVMAMHLLTGHIGRPGATPFSLTGQPNAGGGVRDTGALAHALPNGRVVTNADHRHEMEKLWGVPRGRISSKPGYHAVALFEAMGRGDVKCCLVMSTNPAQSLPNATRYRRAMQKAFLVVADAFHRTETTQFADVLLPAALWAEKEGVFSQSERRYHLVPKVVDPPGEARSDLDILVDLAKRLGYADLTSARTPRDVWEEWRKISAHSKYNFFGITYERLEKERGIRWPCPTEDHPGTCRRYVPGEDPLAHGSGRLDFYGQPDGRAVIWIHHQEKPKEPRTGEFPLTLTTGRILEHWHTMTITGKLDALKEIHPDFLQIHPQDARRLGIVDGTEVTVRSRRGQADFIAQLTDAIRLGVVFATFHSARHLINRATNDVFDPFSKQPEYKLCAVSVQSKTAK